The genomic interval CGCCAAGGAGCGCCGGCTCGGAACGCTGCTCCACCAGGACGCCTTCGCGAAGGAGATGCCGTCGGGACAGCCTCCGCCGCCTCCCGATTCATGGGCGGAGCTGCTCGCCACGCTGGAGCGCATGCACCGGGAGTACCGCGCGCTGATCGCGGCGACTCCCGAGGAGGATCTCTCGCGGACCATCCGCTTCTTCGTGGGACCGAAGACCATGGGCGACATCCCCCGGCTGGTGAGCGCCTGGTGGCTGCTCCACGATCAGATCCACCACCGCGGACAGCTCACGGTGTATCTGCGGATGGTCGGGGGCAAGGTGCCGTCGGTCTATGGCCCGAGCCTGGACGAGCCCTGGTTCTGAGCGCGGGCCCGGAAGCGCGGGTGGCTCCTG from Candidatus Eisenbacteria bacterium carries:
- a CDS encoding DinB family protein — protein: MRSKEGIAMDYKVTKEAKEEFLEVYDREHETTMKVLRAYPEDKADFKPHPTSQSARELAWTFAKERRLGTLLHQDAFAKEMPSGQPPPPPDSWAELLATLERMHREYRALIAATPEEDLSRTIRFFVGPKTMGDIPRLVSAWWLLHDQIHHRGQLTVYLRMVGGKVPSVYGPSLDEPWF